In Vicia villosa cultivar HV-30 ecotype Madison, WI unplaced genomic scaffold, Vvil1.0 ctg.001522F_1_1_3, whole genome shotgun sequence, a single window of DNA contains:
- the LOC131635640 gene encoding uncharacterized protein LOC131635640 — MEAVEERLDRALTTSTWLELFPESKLVNLIASHSGHSPIILYCDPVQRNSKKHTFRFENYWLNEEGITEVVKNGWRRGENHEVQQRLSFCAEDLGRWNLNRNRENKDELQRYKNVMEQYRGDQDPASTSRFFEAQTGYNKALIHEDTYWKQRAKMHWLRDGDRNTKFFHLSATVRKNKQKIDMLVNVNGDETRDQAGICDIARSYFENIYVTKDGLYDPLLNIIQPQITAEENCRLLLPISKAELQATALEMHPDKSSGPDGFNPAFFHKFWDLCGEDIWSAASHWLERGFFPQSLDETNICLIPKCIHPHHMKDYRPISLCNVIYKIVSKALANRLKVLLEKCISEEQSAFVEGRSILDNAMIAMEIIHALKRRTKGNKAHLAFEIDIIKAYDRVNWGFLRDRVGPIELGRGLRANVAEVAHLMSFLSIYADASEQEINLNKSEVFFSRNLNKPAQEDIAKIMGVHHVMGTGNYLGLPSMIGRSKKATFSFIKDRMWKRINSWRGGSLSKAGKVIMIKSVLQSIPAYIMSIFILPDATINDIEKMMNSFWWGGGNNHTSGIRWMSWDKLTGTKKEGGLGFRDLKAFNMAMVAKQGWNLISKPQTLVSRIYKAMYYPRTSFLDANIGYNPSFVWRSLWKARDVLMLGCRWSIGDGSQIMVMSDPWIRGRREGCIIGPQKQACEDILRVPLLKEVVRDRLIWKEEQNGLSDLLDPRLRSFTDAKSLILDFCSSEDRKVAGRFAVVLDVIWKNRNDLIWHNEKEEATKLGVAWDIGTLSILEAEASAIKEAIEGAIAMHLEKVIFESDAQQVKFIKRQANLVAHSLAKAANSWTRRSVINSIPPCIQPIILNEMH; from the exons ATGGAG GCGGTGGAGGAAAGGTTGGATCGTGCATTAACAACTTCGACATGGTTGGAGCTCTTTCCGGAAAGCAAGCTTGTCAATCTTATTGCATCTCATTCCGGTCACAGCCCTATAATTCTGTATTGTGATCCTGTACAGCGCAACAGCAAGAAGCACACTTTCCGTTTCGAAAATTACTGGCTGAATGAAGAAGGCATTACTGAGGTTGTCAAAAATGGATGGAGGCGAGGGGAAAACCATGAGGTGCAGCAGCGCCTCTCTTTTTGTGCAGAAGATCTTGGGAGATGGAACTTAAATCGCAACAGGGAGAACAAGGATGAGTTACAGAGATACAAAAATGTAATGGAGCAGTATAGAGGAGATCAGGATCCCGCATCAACGTCTCGTTTTTTCGAGGCTCAGACTGGGTATAATAAGGCTCTCATCCACGAGGATACCTACTGGAAACAAAGAGCTAAAATGCATTGGCTGCGCGACGGTGACCGTAATACTAAATTTTTCCATTTATCTGCAACGGTTCGTAAAAACAAACAGAAGATTGACATGTTGGTTAATGTTAACGGAGATGAAACTCGGGACCAGGCAGGCATTTGTGATATAGCTAGAAGCTACTTCGAGAACATATATGTTACCAAAGATGGATTATATGATCCCTTGCTTAATATTATTCAACCTCAAATTACAGCAGAAGAGAACTGTAGACTGCTGTTGCCTATTTCTAAAGCTGAGCTTCAAGCAACGGCCCTTGAGATGCATCCTGACAAATCGTCGGGACCCGACGGTTTCAACCCAGCTTTTTTTCACAAGTTCTGGGATTTATGTGGGGAAGATATCTGGAGTGCAGCCTCACACTGGTTAGAGAGAGGTTTTTTCCCTCAATCTCTAGATGAGACTAACATCTGTTTGATTCCTAAATGTATTCATCCGCACCATATGAAGGATTACCGTCCTATCTCTTTGTGTAATGTGATCTACAAAATTGTGTCAAAGGCTCTCGCAAATAGATTAAAAGTTTTGTTGGAGAAGTGTATTTCGGAGGAACAATCAGCTTTTGTAGAGGGGAGGTCTATTCTGGATAATGCGATGATAGCTATGGAAATTATTCACGCTCTGAAACGGAGAACTAAAGGAAATAAGGCTCACTTGgcttttgaaattgatattaTTAAGGCATACGATAGAGTTAATTGGGGCTTCTTGAGAG ATCGTGTTGGACCAATTGAACTAGGAAGAGGACTCAG ggccAATGTAGCGGAGGTGGCTCATCTTATGAGTTTTCTCAGTATCTATGCAGATGCGTCAGAACAGGAGATTAACTTGAACAAGTCTGAAGTGTTTTTTAGTCGTAACTTGAACAAACCGGCGCAGGAGGATATTGCAAAAATTATGGGAGTACACCATGTCATGGGGACCGGGAATTACTTAGGATTACCATCGATGATTGGCAGAAGCAAGAAGGCCACTTTTTCTTTTATCAAGGACCGTATGTGGAAGAGGATTAACTCGTGGAGAGGTGGATCTTTATCAAAAGCGGGAAAGGTAATCATGATAAAATCTGTTCTTCAATCTATTCCAGCATATATTATGAGTATTTTCATTTTACCAGATGCGACCATAAATGATAttgagaagatgatgaattctTTCTGGTGGGGAGGAGGAAATAATCATACTAGTGGTATAAGATGGATGTCATGGGATAAGTTAACGGGTACGAAGAAGGAAGGTGGGTTGGGCTTTAGAGACCTTAAAGCTTTCAACATGGCTATGGTGGCAAAACAAGGATGGAACTTGATTAGTAAACCACAAACTCTTGTCTCCAGAATCTACAAAGCAATGTATTATCCTAGAACTTCTTTTCTCGATGCTAATATCGGGTATAATCCGAGTTTTGTTTGGAGAAGCTTGTGGAAGGCTAGAGATGTTTTAATGCTAGGTTGCAGGTGGAGTATAGGAGATGGTAGCCAAATTATGGTGATGAGTGATCCTTGGATTAGGGGAAGAAGAGAAGGTTGTATTATTGGACCCCAAAAGCAAG CTTGTGAAGACATATTACGGGTCCCTTTATTGAAGGAGGTGGTGAGAGATAGATTGATTTGGAAAGAAGAGCAAAATG GTTTGTCCGATCTTTTAGACCCCAGGTTACGTTCCTTTACTGATGCAAAATCCCTCATTCTtgatttttgtagttcggaggATAGGAAGGTTGCGGGGAGATTTGCAGTTGTGCTGGATGTGATTTGGAAGAATAGAAATGATCTTATTTGGCATAATGAGAAAGAGGAAGCAACAAAGTTGG GGGTTGCTTGGGATATTGGTACCCTCTCTATTCTTGAGGCGGAAGCTTCGGCCATTAAAGAAGCTATCGAAGGTGCTATAGCTATGCACTTGGAAAAAGTCATCTTTGAAAGCGACGCTCAACAG GTGAAGTTCATTAAACGTCAAGCGAATTTGGTTGCCCACTCCCTAgcgaaggcggccaattcttggactAGACGTAGTGTCATAAACTCGATTCCTCCTTGTATTCAACCTATTATTTTGAATGAAATGCATTGA